TCTTTTGTATTTTTTTGTAGCCATCCTTTTGATTTCCATTTCTGAATGGCTGACGTTAAAATTGACTCCCAACGAATGACAATCCTCTTGAATTCATCACTAAATGGTTTTTCGCCTACAGGGAATTGGCTAGAAAAAATGGCAATGGGGCAACCTTGGTAATAGGAATCATTCGTTCTGACTTGGTCTAACATTGCTTTTGACATTTCCGATATAAAGTCATTGGGTGTAGAGGAATTACGAAGGATTTTGCGAAACCATACAAGCACATCAACACCATAGGCTCTAATGACTTGAACACCTAAAGTTTGTTTGGAGGGGAAATGATCATAAAAACTTGCTTTGGCTGTCGCAGATTCTCGGATGATTTGGTTGATACCCGTGTGGTGATACCCTTGCCTGTAAAATCTGTTTTTGGCAATTTCGAGAATCCTAATTTTAGGCGAACGTTTCATTCGTCTCCACTAGAGTTCAAATTGCAATTTTGGGAATCATAAATTAGACAGAATTGTCTGTTTTTTTGTTGGCAGACAGATCGTTCTGTCTAAATTTGGAAACACTGAGGAAAGAAAAGATCATGATAGTGACTCATACAACTGAAATTCCCGTATTATGGAGCCATTTGGATGCCAATGGGCATGTCAATAATGGAGTGTACCAAGCCTACTTGGATGAAGCAAGGATGCAGGCTTTAGAGAAGATTGGGTTTTCAATTCGAG
The Leptospira levettii genome window above contains:
- a CDS encoding TetR/AcrR family transcriptional regulator encodes the protein MKRSPKIRILEIAKNRFYRQGYHHTGINQIIRESATAKASFYDHFPSKQTLGVQVIRAYGVDVLVWFRKILRNSSTPNDFISEMSKAMLDQVRTNDSYYQGCPIAIFSSQFPVGEKPFSDEFKRIVIRWESILTSAIQKWKSKGWLQKNTKELELARDLINLYEGSLMNWRISMNEDYILRAMLQIKERFKTEIKK